From a region of the Maridesulfovibrio ferrireducens genome:
- the xseB gene encoding exodeoxyribonuclease VII small subunit, with protein MKDNKSFEERLERLKVIVAGLERGDLPLEEGVALFKEGQALAKNCADQLQKAANEVKIVGDGLIEDFEAKVENEDMTDDS; from the coding sequence ATGAAAGACAATAAAAGTTTTGAAGAAAGACTGGAGCGTTTGAAAGTAATCGTTGCAGGTCTGGAGCGGGGCGATCTTCCCCTTGAAGAGGGCGTTGCTCTTTTTAAAGAAGGACAGGCTCTTGCGAAAAATTGTGCGGATCAACTCCAGAAAGCCGCTAATGAAGTTAAAATCGTTGGCGATGGATTAATTGAAGATTTTGAAGCTAAAGTTGAAAATGAGGATATGACGGATGACAGTTAA
- a CDS encoding M23 family metallopeptidase — protein sequence MKNSMRYIKILTLVVALCLFIASSAFAAVSLAYPQKAGLGEPFMVRVTSNKNLDSVSVKWLGVTVQPEIRKWKGKSVALVMFGTDVLADKAGKKELFINVVEDGKERKFSRKIRIFNKKYKVQRLTLPEKMVTPPKEELERIRKDRVEVKAAKETQSEKRMWFVPFLRPTKGAQSSPYGARRILNGKPKNPHRGLDFRGAKGTAIYAMEDGKVLLVKNHYYAGNSIYLDHGNGVVTMYFHLSQFDVKEGDMVERGQTIGRIGSTGRVTGPHLHMSVSVQGRLVDPRFVLEKNTDKLLGL from the coding sequence TTGAAAAATTCCATGAGATATATAAAAATTCTGACACTCGTAGTTGCGCTTTGTTTATTTATTGCGTCATCAGCTTTCGCGGCTGTTTCTCTGGCCTATCCCCAAAAAGCGGGACTTGGTGAACCTTTTATGGTCAGAGTTACTTCAAATAAGAATTTGGATTCAGTTTCTGTAAAGTGGCTCGGCGTAACGGTTCAGCCTGAAATAAGAAAGTGGAAAGGAAAATCTGTTGCTCTTGTAATGTTCGGAACAGATGTTCTTGCTGATAAGGCAGGAAAAAAAGAGCTGTTTATAAACGTTGTTGAAGATGGAAAAGAGCGCAAGTTCAGCCGTAAAATTAGGATTTTTAATAAAAAATATAAAGTTCAGCGGCTTACCCTGCCTGAAAAGATGGTCACCCCCCCGAAAGAAGAACTTGAACGTATCCGTAAAGATCGTGTAGAAGTTAAAGCTGCTAAAGAAACTCAATCTGAAAAAAGAATGTGGTTTGTTCCGTTTTTAAGGCCGACAAAAGGAGCCCAATCAAGTCCTTACGGAGCCCGGAGAATTTTGAACGGCAAGCCTAAGAATCCTCATCGGGGACTGGATTTCCGGGGAGCCAAGGGAACAGCTATTTATGCAATGGAAGATGGAAAAGTTTTACTGGTTAAAAACCATTACTATGCAGGGAATTCTATCTACCTTGATCACGGAAACGGGGTTGTCACGATGTATTTCCATCTTTCGCAATTCGATGTTAAGGAAGGCGACATGGTTGAGAGAGGCCAGACAATCGGTCGTATAGGATCAACCGGAAGAGTAACCGGACCGCATCTGCATATGAGCGTAAGTGTTCAAGGCCGTCTTGTTGACCCTCGTTTTGTGCTGGAAAAAAATACGGATAAGCTGCTCGGTCTTTAA
- a CDS encoding polyprenyl synthetase family protein yields MTVKEKLAVHAAEVEKYLSECLKGQGIPYGLLESMDYSLLAGGKRLRPVLVLVWAQMLGAKKEAVMPFAASLEMIHTYSLIHDDLPAMDDDDLRRGKPSNHKKFGEATAILAGDGLLTEAFGFMAKADAPAEVVVEAISLMAHSAGACGMVGGQTVDMEYTGRDGITLDELKVMHAMKTGALILSACKSGAILAKGVGATEEDVRRAEEYGRLIGVAFQIVDDVLDVVGDEASLGKPVGSDEEQGKSTYPSLIGLEESKELARKYVDEAVELLAPYSGAEAELLSELAQYIVDRVY; encoded by the coding sequence ATGACAGTTAAAGAAAAACTTGCGGTACATGCTGCAGAAGTTGAAAAATATCTTTCCGAATGTCTTAAGGGTCAAGGCATTCCTTATGGTTTGCTTGAATCAATGGATTACAGCCTTCTTGCCGGTGGCAAACGGCTTCGTCCCGTGCTGGTACTTGTCTGGGCGCAGATGCTCGGAGCTAAGAAAGAAGCGGTTATGCCCTTTGCCGCAAGTCTCGAGATGATTCATACTTATTCATTAATACACGACGATCTTCCCGCAATGGATGACGATGATTTGAGACGCGGTAAGCCTTCCAATCATAAAAAATTCGGTGAAGCTACCGCAATTCTTGCCGGAGACGGACTGCTGACAGAAGCATTCGGTTTCATGGCAAAAGCTGATGCTCCGGCAGAAGTCGTAGTAGAAGCTATCAGCCTTATGGCCCATTCTGCGGGTGCCTGCGGAATGGTCGGCGGTCAAACTGTAGATATGGAATATACCGGTCGTGACGGCATAACTCTTGACGAGCTCAAAGTTATGCACGCAATGAAAACCGGAGCTTTAATTCTTTCCGCTTGTAAGTCGGGCGCTATTCTGGCTAAAGGGGTAGGGGCGACCGAAGAAGATGTCAGACGTGCGGAAGAGTATGGCCGTTTGATTGGAGTCGCATTTCAGATAGTTGATGATGTCCTTGACGTTGTCGGTGATGAAGCTTCTCTCGGAAAACCTGTGGGAAGTGATGAAGAGCAGGGTAAGTCTACTTATCCTAGTCTGATTGGACTTGAAGAAAGTAAAGAGCTTGCCCGCAAATATGTGGACGAAGCTGTTGAGTTGCTTGCTCCGTATTCCGGCGCAGAAGCAGAGTTGTTATCAGAGCTTGCTCAATATATAGTTGATAGAGTATATTAA
- a CDS encoding multiheme c-type cytochrome, protein MLKQMIKLVVAAMLIALSAAVAYAAEAPFPNLAPKELVVKRGFSEDATKCIECHAKKTPGIVEDWKTGKMAHATVSCYDCHVVKKTSPMASQCEGLKGTNTFISPMVSSKTCSRCHPQEVDQFLKSGHAKLAGAPVIENKKFLKLMYYYEGAQFIGVKADTPQNMASRAAGCQMCHGTQVELGPDNKPIKNTWPGGVGTRYPDGSIGTCTVCHTRHKFSIEEARKPEACASCHLGPDHPDIEIYLESKHGQRYLTHGEEWRWDSAPDAWQPGDYDAPTCAVCHMSGIGELSTTHNINERLKWDLMHKKSVIRSGERGDGEKGDKLMRLVCANCHGTTHTNVQRQTLDDAVELYNTYWDGATKMQKELAEKNLLLIDEPWDDGFQELMYYLWHHCGRRARQGSAMNGPDYAHWHGFFQVFQVYKDMQKIYDYRIKNGKIEELSHVMSTGPL, encoded by the coding sequence ATGTTGAAGCAGATGATTAAATTAGTTGTAGCCGCGATGCTTATCGCGCTATCCGCTGCAGTCGCTTATGCTGCGGAAGCTCCTTTTCCCAACCTTGCTCCCAAAGAGCTGGTCGTTAAAAGGGGTTTTTCGGAAGATGCTACCAAATGTATCGAATGTCATGCCAAGAAAACACCCGGAATTGTGGAAGACTGGAAAACAGGCAAAATGGCCCACGCCACAGTCTCATGTTATGACTGTCACGTTGTTAAAAAAACTTCGCCCATGGCCAGTCAGTGTGAAGGATTGAAAGGAACTAATACCTTCATTTCACCAATGGTGTCTTCCAAAACATGTTCCCGTTGTCACCCGCAAGAAGTTGATCAGTTCCTGAAAAGCGGACATGCAAAACTTGCCGGTGCTCCGGTCATCGAAAACAAAAAATTCCTCAAACTGATGTACTATTATGAAGGTGCCCAGTTTATCGGAGTGAAAGCAGACACACCTCAAAACATGGCTTCACGTGCAGCCGGTTGTCAGATGTGTCACGGAACTCAGGTTGAACTCGGACCTGACAACAAACCTATCAAAAACACATGGCCGGGCGGTGTCGGAACACGCTACCCAGACGGATCAATCGGAACCTGTACTGTCTGTCATACCAGACATAAATTCTCCATTGAAGAAGCACGTAAGCCTGAAGCTTGCGCCAGCTGTCATTTAGGACCGGACCATCCGGATATCGAAATTTATCTGGAAAGCAAGCACGGTCAACGTTATCTCACTCACGGTGAAGAATGGAGATGGGACAGTGCTCCTGACGCTTGGCAGCCGGGCGACTACGATGCTCCTACCTGCGCAGTATGTCACATGAGCGGAATCGGTGAACTGAGCACGACTCACAACATCAATGAACGCCTCAAGTGGGACCTCATGCACAAGAAGAGCGTTATCCGTAGCGGCGAACGCGGTGACGGTGAAAAGGGCGACAAGCTGATGCGTCTAGTATGTGCTAACTGTCACGGAACCACTCACACCAATGTTCAACGCCAGACCCTTGATGATGCTGTAGAACTCTACAACACATATTGGGACGGAGCGACTAAGATGCAGAAGGAACTTGCTGAAAAGAATCTCCTTCTTATTGATGAACCTTGGGATGACGGCTTCCAGGAGCTGATGTATTACCTCTGGCACCATTGCGGCAGACGCGCCCGTCAGGGTTCAGCTATGAATGGGCCTGACTATGCACATTGGCATGGTTTCTTCCAGGTCTTCCAAGTCTACAAGGACATGCAGAAGATCTATGACTACCGCATTAAGAACGGTAAGATTGAAGAACTGTCTCACGTAATGAGCACCGGACCTCTCTAG
- a CDS encoding chemotaxis protein, giving the protein MSGNDILLDAGTNEFEIIEFFIDEADAGAGVQNKDYFGINVAKVLEVVEAPKGLHSAEGAPHPSYLGTMSLRDMILPVIDLSVWLDIERKESEFQLIIVTEINSVVTGFLVSGVTQIHRIGWTDLKTPNKYIADMDTNCITGTISIKDRFVLMIDLERILGELDPGMAENLEGGGALAPEKWSALIVDDSASVRALLNKNFEAANFDVQLFTNGLEAWEGLLAMRDKAKEGGKSITDMVDVIVSDIEMPQMDGYTLTRQIKEDAELSKLPVILFSSLITKGLYHKGEKVKADDQVTKPEFGALTGRAITQIEKYKAKRAEA; this is encoded by the coding sequence ATGAGCGGGAATGATATCTTGTTGGATGCTGGAACAAATGAATTTGAAATAATTGAATTTTTTATTGATGAAGCTGACGCTGGCGCTGGCGTCCAAAATAAAGATTATTTCGGAATCAATGTTGCCAAAGTTTTGGAAGTTGTGGAGGCCCCGAAGGGACTTCATTCTGCCGAAGGCGCTCCGCACCCCAGCTATCTGGGAACAATGTCGCTTCGCGATATGATTTTACCGGTTATTGACCTTTCCGTCTGGCTCGATATTGAGCGTAAGGAATCGGAATTTCAATTGATTATAGTAACTGAGATCAATTCGGTGGTTACTGGTTTTCTTGTTAGTGGAGTAACGCAGATTCATAGAATCGGCTGGACTGATTTAAAGACTCCCAACAAGTATATAGCGGATATGGATACAAATTGTATCACGGGAACAATCAGTATTAAGGATCGTTTTGTTTTAATGATCGATCTTGAAAGAATTTTGGGTGAGCTTGATCCGGGCATGGCCGAGAATCTGGAAGGCGGAGGAGCCTTGGCTCCTGAAAAATGGTCGGCACTTATTGTTGATGATTCCGCTTCTGTCCGCGCTCTGCTGAATAAAAATTTTGAAGCGGCTAATTTCGATGTACAGCTTTTCACCAACGGGCTTGAAGCATGGGAAGGATTGCTGGCTATGCGGGATAAAGCAAAAGAAGGCGGAAAGTCTATTACAGACATGGTGGATGTGATTGTTTCGGATATCGAGATGCCTCAAATGGACGGTTATACGCTTACCCGTCAGATCAAGGAAGATGCCGAACTATCAAAGCTGCCGGTGATTTTGTTTTCTTCGTTGATAACGAAGGGGCTTTATCACAAAGGTGAGAAGGTTAAAGCAGACGATCAAGTTACCAAGCCGGAATTCGGGGCGCTTACAGGGCGGGCCATAACGCAGATTGAAAAATATAAAGCTAAACGGGCCGAAGCTTAA
- the dxs gene encoding 1-deoxy-D-xylulose-5-phosphate synthase, with protein sequence MSSSEKSCKCGDYPLLKSIKNPVQIQALGKEEQLQLADELRQCIINTVSKGGGHLAPSLGVIELTIALFKCFDFDTDRIVWDVGHQAYAHKILTGRYENFHTLRHKDGISGFPRMAESPYDHFGVGHSSTSISAVLGMAVANDLDGGDRNCVAVIGDGSMTAGEAFEGLNQAGGMKRKMVVVLNDNEMSISANVGALSSFLSRKLSHPVLTRFKKDFEGLLKQIPKIGDDLAMYAKRGEDSFKSFFTPGMLFEALDFTYLGPIDGHNTEALIDVFEQVKKLETPVLVHVLTTKGKGYAPAEDNPTYFHGVGSFEPETGMAAKFKGGLPSYTEVFGKTLCKLAAKDDKIVAITAAMPEGTGTDCFRETFPDRFVDVGICEQHAVTFAAGLATMGYKPAVAIYSTFYQRAYDQIVHDVCLQNLNVNFFLDRGGLVGADGATHHGVFDMSFLRHIPNLICMAPKDESELARMVATAIDFDGPAAVRYPRGVGIGAILEKDPSLLEIGEGELLRDGFDGLLITLGSRVWPAVEAVEELDDESGKSVAVFNARFLKPLPEKQILELAARFKRIVIVEENAKAGGFSSAVIELLVDSNAIDGHHIKRLGIPDRFIEHGTQKELREELGIDKNGMKKAMLELLNKD encoded by the coding sequence ATGAGCAGTTCTGAAAAGTCATGTAAATGCGGGGATTATCCCCTGCTTAAAAGTATAAAGAACCCTGTCCAGATTCAGGCTCTTGGAAAAGAAGAGCAGCTTCAGCTTGCTGATGAATTGCGGCAGTGTATTATAAATACCGTTTCCAAAGGCGGCGGGCATCTTGCTCCTTCGCTTGGAGTTATTGAATTAACCATAGCACTTTTTAAGTGTTTTGATTTTGATACTGACCGTATTGTCTGGGATGTAGGTCATCAGGCTTATGCTCACAAAATTTTGACCGGACGTTATGAAAATTTTCATACGTTGCGTCACAAAGACGGCATCAGCGGTTTTCCGCGTATGGCGGAAAGTCCATATGATCATTTCGGTGTAGGTCATTCAAGTACGTCTATTTCTGCCGTTCTGGGCATGGCTGTTGCCAATGACCTTGATGGCGGAGATCGTAATTGTGTTGCTGTCATCGGTGACGGGTCTATGACTGCGGGAGAGGCCTTCGAAGGTCTTAATCAGGCCGGCGGAATGAAGCGTAAAATGGTTGTCGTTTTAAACGATAACGAGATGTCTATCTCGGCCAATGTGGGTGCTTTGTCTTCGTTCCTCAGCCGTAAGCTGTCTCATCCTGTTCTGACCAGATTCAAAAAAGATTTTGAAGGTCTTCTGAAACAGATTCCTAAGATCGGGGACGATCTTGCTATGTATGCCAAGCGCGGCGAAGATTCTTTTAAGAGTTTCTTTACCCCGGGAATGCTTTTCGAAGCACTTGATTTTACCTATCTGGGACCGATCGACGGGCATAATACCGAGGCCCTTATCGACGTTTTCGAACAGGTTAAAAAACTTGAAACTCCTGTGCTTGTTCATGTTCTGACAACTAAAGGTAAGGGTTATGCCCCTGCTGAAGATAATCCAACTTATTTTCACGGAGTCGGAAGTTTCGAGCCTGAAACAGGTATGGCTGCCAAGTTTAAAGGCGGACTCCCTTCATATACTGAAGTTTTCGGGAAGACTCTTTGTAAGCTTGCAGCTAAAGATGATAAAATTGTAGCCATCACTGCTGCAATGCCTGAAGGAACCGGAACAGATTGTTTCAGAGAAACTTTTCCTGACAGATTTGTCGACGTAGGTATTTGTGAGCAGCATGCTGTGACTTTTGCCGCCGGACTTGCAACTATGGGTTACAAGCCTGCTGTTGCAATTTATTCTACATTTTATCAGAGAGCATATGATCAGATAGTGCATGACGTTTGTCTGCAAAATTTGAATGTAAACTTTTTCCTTGATCGCGGTGGATTGGTCGGCGCTGACGGCGCGACTCATCACGGCGTTTTCGATATGTCTTTCCTGCGTCATATTCCTAATCTTATCTGTATGGCTCCTAAAGATGAATCTGAGCTTGCACGTATGGTTGCAACCGCTATTGATTTTGACGGTCCTGCTGCGGTTCGTTATCCGCGTGGTGTAGGAATCGGCGCTATACTGGAAAAAGATCCTTCTCTTCTTGAAATAGGCGAAGGAGAACTTCTCCGTGATGGATTTGACGGGTTACTGATTACTTTGGGTTCCAGAGTATGGCCTGCCGTTGAAGCTGTTGAAGAACTTGACGATGAATCCGGTAAATCCGTAGCAGTCTTTAACGCACGCTTTTTAAAGCCGCTGCCTGAAAAACAGATTCTAGAACTGGCAGCTCGTTTTAAACGGATTGTCATTGTTGAAGAAAATGCTAAAGCCGGTGGATTCAGTTCCGCTGTAATTGAGTTGCTTGTTGATTCAAACGCAATTGACGGGCATCATATAAAACGTCTTGGTATTCCTGATCGGTTTATTGAGCACGGAACACAAAAAGAACTTCGTGAAGAACTCGGTATAGATAAGAATGGAATGAAAAAGGCAATGCTTGAATTGTTGAACAAAGATTAG
- a CDS encoding long-chain-fatty-acid--CoA ligase — MELNRPWLDHYDPEVPKNLDFNNCPLFDYLDRTAEKWPKRKAIEFQNWSITYEKLKNAAEVMAANLRKNGIKTGDRVALMLPNTPQMIISYWAVLKAGAVVTLTNPLYMETEIIHQMNDSGAQIIITLDMLWPKLQKLRDKLPVRKYYITRISDALKFPLKQLYNLKSLRDKHKPKIPYNGSSILKWETLLEGKETYSAPNIRPLEDTALLQYTGGTTGLSKGCNVTHANLGANIQQFHAMLHKLGRQQEVVLGILPYFHIYGLTVCLNFSTSLGATMVPFPRYVPLDVLKAMHKLKPTLFPGAPSLYISLLQQKELAKFDIASIKYCLSGSSPMPVEAIQQFNSVFGSTIVEGYGLTEASPVTHLNPLDGTKKAGSIGVPLPGTDAAIVDMEVGSLHLPPGKMGELIVRGPQVMKGYYNKPDETAGALRNGWLYTGDIAYMDEEGYFYIVDRKKDMIISSGYNIYPREVDEILYEHPKIQEAVTVGLPHKTRGEVIKVYIVLKEGQSMDRTEVIAYCREKLAGYKVPRKVEFRKELPKTMVGKVLRRALREEEAQKKK, encoded by the coding sequence GTGGAACTTAATCGCCCATGGCTTGATCATTACGACCCTGAAGTACCAAAGAATCTGGATTTTAATAATTGCCCCCTCTTTGACTATTTGGACAGAACAGCTGAAAAATGGCCTAAACGAAAAGCTATAGAATTTCAAAACTGGTCTATAACTTATGAAAAGCTGAAAAACGCAGCCGAAGTAATGGCGGCCAACCTCCGCAAAAACGGAATCAAAACGGGTGACAGGGTGGCATTGATGCTCCCCAACACCCCGCAGATGATTATATCCTATTGGGCCGTCCTTAAAGCAGGTGCAGTCGTCACATTGACCAACCCTCTTTATATGGAAACCGAAATCATACATCAAATGAATGATTCCGGCGCCCAGATAATTATCACTCTGGATATGCTTTGGCCCAAACTGCAAAAACTGCGCGACAAATTACCTGTCCGTAAATATTACATCACAAGAATTTCAGACGCTCTCAAATTCCCGCTCAAGCAGTTATACAATCTGAAAAGCTTAAGAGATAAACATAAGCCTAAAATTCCATACAACGGTTCGTCCATTCTGAAATGGGAAACATTGCTGGAAGGAAAAGAAACATACTCCGCACCCAATATTCGTCCATTAGAAGACACTGCCCTGCTTCAATATACCGGAGGAACCACCGGACTGTCTAAAGGGTGTAACGTCACACACGCCAACCTCGGAGCCAACATACAGCAATTCCACGCAATGCTGCATAAGCTTGGACGACAGCAAGAGGTTGTTCTCGGAATTCTGCCATATTTCCATATATACGGACTTACTGTCTGTCTTAATTTTTCAACATCCTTAGGGGCTACAATGGTTCCTTTCCCGCGCTATGTGCCGCTGGATGTCCTTAAGGCTATGCACAAATTAAAACCGACTCTTTTCCCCGGAGCACCTTCTTTATACATCTCTCTGCTCCAGCAAAAAGAATTGGCGAAGTTTGATATAGCTTCAATCAAATATTGCCTTTCCGGCTCGTCGCCTATGCCTGTTGAAGCTATTCAGCAGTTTAACTCCGTATTCGGTTCAACTATAGTTGAAGGATACGGGCTGACAGAAGCATCCCCCGTGACACACCTCAATCCGCTTGACGGCACAAAAAAAGCCGGTTCAATCGGAGTTCCGCTTCCCGGCACTGATGCCGCAATCGTTGATATGGAAGTGGGTAGTCTGCATCTACCTCCCGGTAAGATGGGTGAACTTATTGTTCGCGGCCCTCAGGTCATGAAAGGATATTACAATAAACCCGATGAAACTGCCGGAGCCTTACGCAACGGCTGGCTTTACACCGGGGATATCGCCTACATGGACGAGGAAGGATATTTTTATATAGTGGACCGCAAAAAGGACATGATCATATCCAGCGGTTACAATATTTACCCTCGCGAAGTGGATGAAATTTTATATGAGCACCCCAAAATTCAAGAAGCAGTAACAGTAGGCTTGCCGCACAAAACTCGCGGCGAAGTCATTAAAGTATATATTGTACTGAAAGAAGGGCAATCCATGGATCGTACAGAAGTTATTGCCTATTGCCGCGAAAAACTGGCCGGGTACAAAGTCCCCAGAAAAGTTGAATTCCGCAAAGAACTACCCAAAACAATGGTAGGAAAAGTATTGAGACGGGCTTTGCGCGAAGAGGAAGCTCAGAAAAAGAAATAA
- a CDS encoding NAD(P)H-dependent glycerol-3-phosphate dehydrogenase translates to MKIAVIGAGAWGTTLANTLAKNNHNVSLWVREQELVDEIKKTGRNTVFLPDFELSEKLICDSDPEKVMKDADYFILVVPSQFMRSALSDLKQFFPQNPAIICASKGIELNTGAPMSQVIFETLEGLNPRYGHISGPTFAYELSAEMPTSLAFGCEDEKLGKEVQEIFACDYVRVYTNPDFRGVEIGGAIKNIMAIAAGIADGLKFGHNARAALITRGIAEMSRLGVAMGANPATFMGLSGLGDLVLTCTGDLSRNRQVGLKLGQGLKLSEILKMRMVAEGVKTTESVHALAQKLGVEMPITEQVYQILYKDKNPATAVRDLMGRDLKPE, encoded by the coding sequence ATGAAAATTGCTGTTATCGGTGCCGGAGCTTGGGGCACAACTTTAGCAAACACCCTTGCCAAAAATAATCACAATGTCAGTCTTTGGGTCAGAGAGCAGGAACTTGTTGATGAAATAAAGAAAACCGGACGCAACACAGTCTTTTTACCGGACTTTGAGCTTTCCGAAAAACTTATCTGTGACAGTGACCCTGAAAAAGTCATGAAGGACGCAGACTATTTTATCCTAGTTGTTCCGAGTCAGTTTATGCGCTCCGCTCTCAGCGATTTAAAACAATTTTTCCCCCAGAATCCAGCTATTATCTGCGCAAGCAAAGGAATAGAACTAAACACCGGCGCACCAATGTCGCAGGTAATTTTCGAAACACTTGAAGGGCTAAACCCCAGATACGGGCACATTTCCGGCCCTACTTTTGCTTATGAACTTAGCGCTGAAATGCCTACTTCACTGGCATTTGGCTGTGAAGACGAAAAATTGGGCAAAGAAGTTCAAGAAATTTTCGCCTGTGATTACGTACGAGTCTACACCAACCCCGATTTCCGAGGAGTTGAAATTGGCGGCGCTATAAAAAACATTATGGCTATTGCAGCAGGAATCGCTGACGGTCTTAAATTCGGACATAACGCCCGGGCCGCGCTCATTACCCGAGGAATTGCGGAAATGAGTAGACTTGGAGTTGCAATGGGTGCGAACCCCGCAACTTTTATGGGACTTTCAGGACTCGGTGATCTGGTGCTTACCTGCACAGGAGATCTCTCCCGAAACAGACAGGTCGGTTTAAAGCTGGGACAAGGTCTTAAGCTTTCTGAAATTCTCAAAATGAGAATGGTAGCTGAAGGAGTTAAAACAACGGAATCAGTTCATGCCTTAGCTCAAAAGTTAGGTGTGGAAATGCCCATAACCGAACAAGTCTACCAAATCCTATACAAAGACAAAAACCCGGCAACAGCTGTTCGCGACCTGATGGGACGCGATCTTAAACCAGAATAA
- a CDS encoding cytochrome c3 family protein: MPDNPKLKGSGGFSRKWRWGVATGLLVAIVTVLASGFMIDTTNTDVFCQTCHEMKPFRASWQKSVHGGENPQGFAAQCVDCHLPHGNFLEYLTTKAITGTSDVIHHITFNPSEFDWAENAEKNRLKFTYDSACRHCHVKLEPKGVKPGALLAHRAYLYGQTDKKCASCHPHVGHKDMIEMTNKFFEKNL; the protein is encoded by the coding sequence ATGCCAGACAACCCTAAACTAAAAGGGAGTGGCGGTTTCAGTCGAAAATGGCGTTGGGGAGTTGCAACGGGACTTTTGGTAGCAATTGTTACGGTGCTTGCATCTGGGTTTATGATAGACACGACAAATACGGATGTATTTTGTCAAACGTGTCATGAAATGAAACCGTTCAGAGCTTCTTGGCAAAAATCTGTACACGGCGGAGAAAATCCGCAGGGCTTTGCAGCTCAGTGTGTTGATTGCCACCTGCCACACGGAAACTTTCTGGAATATCTTACAACCAAAGCAATTACCGGAACAAGTGACGTAATCCATCATATCACGTTCAACCCTTCAGAGTTCGACTGGGCCGAAAATGCCGAGAAGAACAGGTTAAAGTTCACCTACGACAGCGCTTGCAGGCATTGCCATGTTAAGCTGGAACCTAAAGGTGTCAAACCTGGGGCTCTTCTCGCCCACCGGGCTTATCTCTACGGACAGACTGATAAAAAATGTGCCAGTTGTCACCCGCATGTCGGTCACAAAGACATGATTGAAATGACCAACAAGTTCTTCGAGAAGAACTTATGA